The Desulfovibrio sp. TomC genomic interval CCCGGTCGTGCCCGAGCAGGCCACCAAGCAGGCGCTTGACCCCAAACTGGCCCGTACCGCCGCCATGACCCCGCCACGCTCCGAACCGGTTGCTCCGTCGCTGGAAACGCCGAGACCCGAGCCAACGCCGACCAAGTCCCGGCCGAAAACGGCCGTGCCATCCCCAGAAACGCACGAAGCCCCAGCAGCTGCGGGCAAGAACGCATCGGAATCCGCCCCGTTCTCAAAGGACCAGACAGGCAAAGGGAAAGCCAAAATCGAGGGACCGGCCGTGGCTGTGGTCGGTGACTCCCTGGCCGTTGGCGTGGGGATGACCATGGAAGCGCGGTTGAAAAAGGCCGGAAGCGCCGGCTGCCGCCCCATGGGCAAGGTTTCCACCGGACTTATTTCCAAAAAAAAATACGACTGGGACAAGGAACTGGCCGAGCTGCTGGCCAGGGAACCCATCAGCGCCGTGGTGGTGGTCCTTGGCGGCAACGACGCCAACAACGCCATTGCCGGCAAGGCCGCCGGCACGCCGGAGTGGAACGCAGGCTACGCCGAGAAGGCTGAACGCTTTGTGCGCATCGCTGCCAATGCCCAGGCAAAGGTCCTGTGGGTGGGCCTGCCGGCCATGAAAGAGGCGGCCTATTCCAAGCGGGTCGAGGCGGTCAACGCAGCGGCCAAAACGGCCTGCTTCAAGGTGGCCGGCTGCACTTACATGGAAGCCTCGGACATTTTCACCGACGAGGCCGGCCATTATGTTCAGGCCAAGGCCGTCGACGGCAAGACCGTTTCGCTTCGGGCTGGCGACGGGGTGCACATGACCATGACCGGCT includes:
- a CDS encoding DUF459 domain-containing protein gives rise to the protein MHPYARIASVLVLLLLTLPGCAKQTATAPGGTAASPDAAAAVPPEAEVKPAPINGLPAAVPPVVATTPEPAASPIVPVVPEQATKQALDPKLARTAAMTPPRSEPVAPSLETPRPEPTPTKSRPKTAVPSPETHEAPAAAGKNASESAPFSKDQTGKGKAKIEGPAVAVVGDSLAVGVGMTMEARLKKAGSAGCRPMGKVSTGLISKKKYDWDKELAELLAREPISAVVVVLGGNDANNAIAGKAAGTPEWNAGYAEKAERFVRIAANAQAKVLWVGLPAMKEAAYSKRVEAVNAAAKTACFKVAGCTYMEASDIFTDEAGHYVQAKAVDGKTVSLRAGDGVHMTMTGYDLLCRRVLDKLDLTGGRPRQ